The Desertifilum tharense IPPAS B-1220 genome includes a region encoding these proteins:
- a CDS encoding ATP-binding SpoIIE family protein phosphatase, giving the protein MTNPWAIALTEPTQVGEARRRASSLARQLGFTEVECGKVAIAVTEAANNLLNHATSGQLVLHPKEQQGIAGIEMLALDCGPGMVDVEACLRDGFSTAGTGGNGLGALQRLSDYFEVYSVPQQGTALLCQFWTSPPPGDRLEVGVICLPKPGETLSGDSWSYCPLGNRHLLLVADGLGHGPQAAQASLAAVNALWESAENTPSEIMQAAHKALRSTRGAAVAIADLDLERQQLTYTGVGNIAGCIFNQGHSSSMISHHGTLGHEVRKVQEFTYSWPESGLLIMHSDGLGTQWRLESYPGLGYRHPSLIAGVLYRDFCRGRDDVTVLVARERSR; this is encoded by the coding sequence ATGACCAATCCTTGGGCGATCGCCCTAACAGAGCCAACCCAAGTCGGAGAGGCTCGGCGGCGCGCTAGCTCCCTAGCACGGCAACTGGGTTTTACTGAGGTGGAGTGCGGCAAAGTGGCGATCGCCGTCACTGAAGCGGCCAATAACCTGCTGAACCACGCCACCAGCGGACAACTGGTACTGCATCCCAAAGAACAACAGGGGATCGCCGGAATTGAAATGCTCGCCCTCGACTGCGGGCCGGGAATGGTAGATGTTGAGGCGTGCTTGCGCGATGGTTTTTCCACGGCGGGCACTGGGGGCAACGGTTTGGGGGCGCTGCAACGCCTTTCCGATTACTTTGAGGTCTATTCCGTTCCCCAGCAAGGCACCGCCCTTCTCTGCCAATTCTGGACGAGTCCGCCTCCGGGCGATCGCCTAGAGGTGGGCGTTATTTGCTTGCCCAAACCTGGAGAAACCCTATCGGGGGATAGTTGGAGCTATTGTCCGTTAGGCAATCGCCATCTGCTGCTGGTTGCTGATGGCCTCGGACATGGCCCGCAAGCCGCCCAAGCCTCTCTGGCTGCGGTTAACGCCCTGTGGGAGTCTGCGGAAAACACGCCCTCAGAAATTATGCAAGCCGCCCACAAAGCCTTACGCAGCACGCGGGGGGCAGCCGTGGCGATCGCCGATCTCGACTTGGAACGCCAGCAACTCACCTATACCGGGGTGGGTAACATTGCGGGTTGCATCTTCAACCAGGGGCACAGTTCCAGCATGATTTCCCATCACGGCACCTTGGGGCATGAGGTGCGTAAAGTCCAAGAATTTACCTATTCCTGGCCGGAGAGCGGTCTGTTGATTATGCATTCAGATGGTTTGGGAACGCAATGGCGTTTAGAATCCTATCCCGGATTAGGATATCGCCACCCCAGTTTAATTGCGGGCGTTCTGTACCGCGACTTTTGCCGAGGGCGGGATGATGTGACGGTGTTGGTGGCGCGAGAGCGATCGCGCTGA
- a CDS encoding anti-sigma regulatory factor has protein sequence MIALRSETLSIQSSADVVLVRQAVRQLAIELGFSLVEQTKIVTAASELARNTLDYGKGGTVQLEGLQEERRKGLRLTFIDQGPGIPDIELALKDGYTTGNGLGMGLSGAKRLVSEFKIDSTVGLGTCITATKWK, from the coding sequence ATGATCGCTTTGAGGTCTGAAACCTTAAGCATCCAGTCTTCAGCAGACGTGGTGCTGGTTCGCCAAGCTGTCCGTCAACTGGCGATTGAATTGGGGTTCAGTTTGGTTGAACAAACCAAAATTGTCACTGCTGCTAGCGAACTCGCCCGCAATACCTTGGACTATGGCAAAGGAGGCACCGTCCAGCTTGAAGGCTTGCAAGAGGAGAGGCGTAAAGGTTTGCGCTTAACCTTTATTGACCAAGGCCCCGGCATTCCCGATATCGAACTCGCCTTAAAAGATGGCTATACCACGGGTAATGGCTTGGGGATGGGATTGAGCGGTGCTAAACGCCTCGTTAGTGAATTCAAAATTGATTCTACGGTTGGGTTGGGTACCTGCATAACCGCGACAAAATGGAAATAG
- a CDS encoding STAS domain-containing protein produces MERIPILQMGDFLLVTIQVDMHDRLAMTLQDDLTNRICQANARGVLIDISALEIVDSFIGRILGNIAKMAKVLDAQTVVVGMQPAVAITLVELGLSLEGIRTALNVEKGMNLLRTGFDPQSAPHLFPRG; encoded by the coding sequence ATGGAACGCATTCCTATCCTGCAAATGGGTGACTTTCTTCTAGTGACGATTCAAGTCGATATGCACGATCGCCTCGCAATGACCCTGCAAGACGATCTGACGAACCGCATCTGCCAAGCCAATGCCCGTGGCGTTTTAATTGACATTTCTGCCTTAGAAATCGTCGATTCCTTTATTGGTAGAATTCTCGGCAATATTGCCAAAATGGCGAAAGTCTTAGATGCTCAGACGGTTGTGGTCGGAATGCAGCCAGCGGTTGCCATTACCCTCGTTGAACTGGGACTATCGCTCGAAGGCATCCGAACGGCTCTCAATGTCGAAAAAGGCATGAACCTGCTGCGAACAGGCTTCGACCCCCAGAGCGCCCCTCACCTTTTTCCACGAGGATAG
- a CDS encoding STAS domain-containing protein, giving the protein MDSKISSILEQSSTELLSEWLQLLTSSYRQGVLKEAELREECREFLQAFAKAVQGDRLDSIQGPQWSDVRDILTHMSRSRSQKGFTPSETAMFVLSLKQPLFERLRQQWSDRSHELLDEIWQTTTLLDRLGLLTTEIHQKTRDEIIIRQQEELLELSTPVVKLWHNILALPIIGTLDSARTQIVMESLLQKIVETGSEIAIIDITGVPTVDTLTAQHLLKTITAARLMGADCIISGIRPQIAQTIVYLGVDLQGIITKSTLADAFALALRRTGTQIHRSDVK; this is encoded by the coding sequence ATGGATAGCAAAATTTCGAGTATTTTAGAACAATCTTCAACCGAACTGCTCAGTGAGTGGTTGCAATTGTTGACGAGTAGTTATCGTCAAGGGGTATTAAAAGAAGCAGAATTGCGAGAAGAGTGTCGAGAGTTTTTACAGGCGTTTGCGAAAGCCGTTCAAGGCGATCGCCTCGACAGCATTCAAGGGCCGCAATGGAGCGACGTTCGCGATATTTTAACCCATATGTCGCGATCGCGATCGCAAAAAGGCTTTACTCCCTCCGAAACCGCCATGTTCGTTCTCTCGCTCAAGCAGCCGTTGTTTGAGCGGTTGCGGCAACAATGGAGCGATCGCTCCCACGAACTGCTCGACGAGATCTGGCAAACCACCACGCTCCTCGATCGCTTGGGGCTATTGACCACCGAAATTCACCAAAAAACCCGCGACGAAATCATCATTCGCCAACAAGAAGAACTCTTAGAACTCTCTACCCCCGTCGTCAAGCTGTGGCACAACATCCTCGCCCTTCCGATCATCGGCACCCTAGACAGCGCCCGCACCCAAATTGTTATGGAGTCGCTGCTGCAAAAAATTGTTGAGACGGGTTCAGAAATTGCCATTATCGACATCACCGGCGTTCCAACCGTAGACACCCTCACCGCTCAACACCTGCTAAAAACCATTACCGCCGCTCGCCTGATGGGCGCAGACTGCATCATTAGCGGTATCCGCCCGCAAATTGCCCAAACTATCGTTTACCTAGGGGTCGATCTCCAGGGCATTATTACCAAATCAACCCTAGCAGATGCCTTTGCGCTGGCCCTTCGGCGGACAGGAACCCAAATTCATCGCTCAGACGTTAAGTAG
- a CDS encoding shikimate kinase: protein MKDRLKRRSLYLIGMMGAGKTTVGQILAQRLEYRFFDTDHLIEQLTGETIANIFATEGEEVFRDLETQVLGQLSAYLSCVVATGGGIVLRRKNWGFLHQGVVIHLDLPVEQLYTRLLADTNRPLLQGVNPLEKLQELYAQRQRLYAQADLQIAVDSTDTPEAVADRIFEKLPEILRPPVSPPSVQE from the coding sequence TTGAAAGATCGCTTAAAAAGACGCAGCCTCTACCTAATTGGCATGATGGGGGCAGGGAAAACCACCGTCGGACAAATCCTAGCCCAGCGCTTGGAGTATCGGTTTTTTGATACCGACCATTTAATCGAACAACTCACCGGCGAAACCATTGCCAATATCTTTGCCACCGAGGGCGAAGAAGTCTTTCGGGATTTAGAAACCCAAGTCCTCGGCCAACTTTCTGCCTATCTCAGTTGCGTGGTAGCGACGGGTGGGGGAATTGTCCTGCGGCGCAAAAACTGGGGATTTCTCCATCAGGGTGTGGTCATTCACCTCGACTTACCCGTCGAACAACTCTACACCCGCCTGCTAGCCGATACAAACCGCCCTCTGTTACAAGGGGTTAATCCTTTAGAAAAGTTACAAGAGCTTTACGCACAGCGCCAACGCCTCTATGCCCAGGCAGACTTGCAAATTGCCGTAGACAGTACAGACACGCCTGAAGCCGTGGCTGACCGGATTTTTGAGAAACTCCCCGAAATTTTACGCCCCCCTGTCTCTCCCCCGTCTGTTCAGGAATAA
- the argB gene encoding acetylglutamate kinase — MLTEREQLQQAEATRVRVLSEALPYIQQFAGRTIVVKYGGAAMKDSLLKDKVMRDIVFLACVGVRLVVVHGGGPEINTWLGKLGIEPQFKNGLRVTDAATMDVVEMVLVGRVNKEIVSLINQAGGSAIGLCGKDGNLITARPEGREGIGFVGEVSGVHTKILEPILANGYIPVISSVAADETGQAYNINADTVAGEIAAALGAEKLILLTDTAGILQDYKDPSTLIPHLDIQQARELIATGVVAGGMIPKVKCCVRSLAQGVKAAHIVDGRVPHALLLEVLTDSGIGSMIVASEFMSGLKGG; from the coding sequence ATGCTGACCGAACGCGAACAATTACAGCAAGCTGAGGCAACTCGCGTGCGCGTGCTGAGTGAAGCCTTGCCCTACATTCAGCAATTTGCCGGCCGTACCATTGTGGTGAAATATGGTGGGGCCGCGATGAAAGATAGCCTGCTGAAAGATAAGGTGATGCGGGATATTGTCTTTTTGGCATGTGTTGGCGTGCGTCTGGTGGTGGTGCATGGCGGCGGCCCGGAAATTAACACCTGGCTAGGCAAGTTGGGGATAGAACCGCAGTTTAAAAATGGTCTGCGCGTCACGGATGCGGCGACGATGGATGTGGTGGAAATGGTGTTAGTCGGCCGCGTCAATAAAGAGATTGTCTCGCTGATTAATCAAGCAGGCGGTTCGGCGATTGGCTTGTGCGGGAAGGATGGTAATTTAATTACAGCCCGTCCTGAAGGTCGCGAGGGGATTGGTTTTGTCGGGGAAGTGAGCGGGGTTCATACCAAAATTTTGGAACCCATTCTCGCCAATGGTTATATTCCGGTGATTTCTAGCGTGGCAGCCGATGAAACCGGACAAGCTTACAATATCAATGCCGATACGGTAGCCGGAGAAATTGCGGCGGCGCTAGGGGCAGAAAAGTTAATTTTGCTGACGGATACGGCAGGGATTTTACAAGATTATAAAGACCCCTCGACGCTGATTCCCCATTTGGATATTCAACAGGCCCGCGAATTGATTGCTACGGGGGTGGTGGCGGGGGGGATGATTCCCAAGGTGAAGTGCTGCGTGCGGAGTTTGGCGCAAGGGGTGAAGGCGGCGCATATTGTGGATGGTCGGGTTCCCCATGCGCTGTTATTAGAAGTTTTAACCGATTCTGGGATTGGCTCGATGATTGTGGCGTCGGAGTTTATGTCCGGCTTAAAGGGCGGTTAG
- a CDS encoding DUF3153 domain-containing protein, protein MRRPKSVVLWLIPLYLCLVTLLSGCVRYEVGVNFESPTHGEMIQHIKLADRLTSFSRTTAEDWLKSIERRTRQLQGRTKRISEQDLTVIIPFDNGADLQKKFNQFFNPVEPGKTAVSEELPQFESHLEVRQNNLLFWIRNHVELELDLRSLGVISSNGNVLVSPGSLLELQFSLSAPWGAKPILTSDASAINPQSDRIGNQVIWTLQPGQINHIEAVFWLPSPIGIGALVIVLFVALGMYLKSQLSPVGVKTANPSL, encoded by the coding sequence ATGCGAAGACCAAAGTCTGTTGTCCTGTGGCTCATTCCCTTGTATCTGTGTTTGGTAACGCTGCTGTCGGGTTGCGTTCGCTACGAGGTGGGGGTGAATTTTGAGAGTCCGACGCATGGCGAGATGATTCAGCATATCAAGTTAGCCGATCGCCTCACCAGTTTTAGCCGCACCACTGCTGAGGATTGGTTAAAAAGTATCGAACGCCGCACTAGGCAGTTGCAAGGCCGAACGAAGCGCATTTCCGAGCAAGATTTAACGGTAATTATCCCGTTTGATAATGGGGCGGATTTACAGAAGAAGTTTAATCAATTTTTTAACCCGGTTGAGCCGGGAAAAACTGCGGTAAGCGAGGAGTTGCCTCAGTTTGAGTCGCACTTAGAGGTGCGCCAAAATAACCTGCTATTCTGGATTCGCAATCATGTGGAGTTGGAGTTGGATTTGCGATCGCTCGGCGTGATTTCTTCTAATGGTAACGTGCTGGTCAGTCCGGGTTCGTTGCTGGAACTGCAATTTAGCTTAAGCGCGCCTTGGGGGGCCAAACCAATCCTCACTTCCGATGCTAGCGCGATTAACCCTCAGAGCGATCGCATTGGCAATCAAGTGATTTGGACCTTACAACCCGGTCAGATTAATCATATCGAAGCGGTGTTTTGGTTGCCGAGTCCCATTGGCATCGGTGCATTGGTTATCGTGCTATTTGTCGCCTTGGGTATGTATCTCAAATCGCAGCTATCGCCAGTTGGGGTAAAAACGGCTAACCCTAGCCTGTAA
- the argF gene encoding ornithine carbamoyltransferase, producing the protein MEPLKGRDLLSLADLSASELQDLLQRAAQLKSGEIKLRCNKVLGLLFSKASTRTRVSFTVAMYQLGGQVIDLNPNVTQVSRGEPLEDTARVLDRYLDILAIRTFKQADLKTYAEFTQIPVINALTDEEHPCQVLADLLTIQECFGSLAGHTLAYFGDGNNMANSLMLGCALVGMNVRIATPEGYAPDAEIMARAKAIAAGKTEVLVTRDPLEAAKGANVLYTDVWASMGQESEADNRIPLFQPYQLNTELLGHADKDAIVLHCLPAHRGEEITHEVMEGSHSRIWDQAENRMHAQKALLASLLGCD; encoded by the coding sequence GTGGAGCCATTGAAAGGACGCGACTTACTCAGTTTGGCAGATTTAAGCGCCTCGGAACTGCAAGACCTCTTGCAACGGGCCGCTCAACTCAAATCTGGCGAAATTAAGTTACGCTGCAATAAAGTTTTAGGGTTGCTCTTTTCTAAGGCATCCACCCGCACTCGCGTTAGTTTCACGGTGGCGATGTATCAGTTGGGGGGACAGGTGATCGATCTTAACCCCAATGTCACCCAAGTCAGCCGGGGAGAACCGTTAGAAGATACGGCGCGGGTTTTAGACCGCTATTTAGATATTCTGGCGATTCGCACCTTTAAGCAAGCTGACTTAAAGACCTATGCTGAGTTTACCCAAATCCCGGTAATCAATGCCCTCACCGACGAGGAACACCCCTGTCAGGTGCTGGCGGACTTGTTAACCATTCAAGAGTGTTTTGGGTCGCTGGCGGGTCACACTTTGGCGTATTTTGGCGATGGGAATAATATGGCCAATTCCCTGATGTTGGGTTGCGCTTTGGTGGGGATGAATGTCCGCATTGCTACCCCAGAAGGCTATGCGCCGGATGCTGAAATTATGGCACGCGCGAAGGCGATCGCAGCAGGCAAAACTGAGGTGCTGGTGACTCGCGATCCGCTGGAGGCTGCAAAGGGTGCCAATGTACTCTATACCGATGTTTGGGCAAGTATGGGCCAGGAGTCGGAAGCTGATAACCGCATTCCCCTATTTCAACCCTATCAACTCAATACGGAGTTATTAGGCCATGCGGACAAAGATGCGATCGTTCTCCATTGTCTCCCAGCCCATCGCGGCGAGGAAATTACCCATGAGGTGATGGAGGGTTCGCACTCGCGCATTTGGGATCAAGCAGAAAACCGGATGCACGCTCAAAAGGCTTTGCTGGCAAGTTTGCTAGGCTGCGACTAG